Proteins encoded within one genomic window of Panicum virgatum strain AP13 chromosome 1N, P.virgatum_v5, whole genome shotgun sequence:
- the LOC120656984 gene encoding protein MIZU-KUSSEI 1-like, whose protein sequence is MARAFRAASPLPLPSSRGAAVTSGAGRGSFPWLNKKGSGKPAPQRGGTSAAGQESKGDEPAEAAAEGSAEQSPPSRKRADALARLRAAFLAAITHRRRRRQLGSCVTGTIFGRRRGRVHVALQTDPRSPPVLLVEMAAYSTGALVREMSSGLVRLALECEKTPLAAGEKRRGLLEEPTWRAYCNGRKCGFAVRRECGADEWRVLGAVEPVSVGAGVLPDDVSGTGANGGAEEGDLMYMRARFERVVGSRDSEAFYMMNPDGCGGPELSIYLLRV, encoded by the exons ATGGCGAGAGCCTTCCGCGCGGCCTCACCGCTGCCGCTCCCGAGCTCGAGGggcgccgccgtgacgagcgGCGCCGGGAGAGGGAGCTTCCCGTGGCTGAACAAGAAGGGCTCGGGCAAGCCGGCGCCGCAGCGCGGCGGGACGAGCGCCGCCGGACAAGAGAGCAAGGGTGACGAGCCCGCAGAGGCGGCCGCCGAGGGTTCCGCCGAGCAGTCCCCGCCGTCGAGGAAGCGCGCGGACGCGCTGGCGCGGCTGCGCGCGGCGTTCCTGGCGGCGATCacgcaccggcgccggcgccggcagctgGGGTCCTGCGTGACGGGCACCATCTTCGGCCGTCGGCGCGGGCGCGTGCACGTCGCGCTGCAGACGGACCCGCGCTCCCCGCCCGTGCTGCTCGTGGAGATGGCCGCCTACTCCACCGGCGCCCTCGTCAGGGAGATGTCCTCGGGCCTCGTGCGCCTCGCGCTCGAGTGCGAGAagacgccgctcgccgccg GGGAGAAGCGGCGGGGGTTGCTGGAGGAGCCGACGTGGCGCGCGTACTGCAACGGCCGCAAGTGCGGGTTCGCGGTGCGCCGGGAGTGCGGCGCGGACGAGTGGCGGGTGCTGGGCGCGGTGGAGCCCGTGTCCGTGGGCGCCGGCGTGCTCCCGGACGACGTCTCCGGCACCGGCGCCaacggcggcgccgaggagggCGATCTGATGTACATGCGCGCCAGGTTCGAGCGCGTGGTGGGGTCCAGGGACTCGGAGGCGTTCTACATGATGAACCCCGACGGCTGCGGCGGGCCCGAGCTCAGCATCTACCTGCTACGGGTCTGA
- the LOC120654221 gene encoding uncharacterized protein LOC120654221: protein MSHPMLTPTCITTTSNTKQSGSLVNSCSVVSSRATVPSSILVDLDARMAATGSTPTMPATVTPLSGYGYQGSAAGAEPPRSSSGSIGTFFGVFAAVLVLTLLSCVFGRVCAAQAEGPDERYDCTRLARRWCGWPAPRRAAAKREAKPPPPPVVEVPAALPPPEEP, encoded by the coding sequence ATGTCCCATCCCATGCTCACTCCTACGTGCATAACCACTACCTCCAACACCAAACAGTCCGGTTCGCTAGTCAACAGCTGCTCCGTGGTCAGTAGTCGGGCCACTGTTCCATCGTCGATCTTGGTCGATCTGGATGCGAGAATGGCGGCGACCGGCAGCACGCCGACGATGCCGGCGACGGTGACGCCCCTGTCGGGCTACGGATACCAGggctccgccgcgggcgccgagcCTCCCCGCAGCTCCTCGGGCTCCATCGGTACGTTCTTCGGGGTCTTCGCGGCCGTCCTGGTGCTCACCTTGCTGTCCTGCGTCTTCGGCCGGGTGTGCGCGGCGCAGGCCGAGGGCCCCGACGAGCGGTACGACTGCACGAGGCTGGCCCGGCGGTGGTGCGGGTGGCCGGCAcctcgccgggccgccgcgAAACGGGaggcgaagccgccgccgccgcccgtggtgGAGGTGCCCGCAGCGTTGCCACCGCCGGAGGAGCCGTGA